In one window of Desulforhabdus amnigena DNA:
- a CDS encoding potassium channel family protein yields MRFIIVGCGRMGAGLARVLSSRGHTITVVDEDRDAMERLKHSFRGKTIVGSGFGRGVLLEAGIERADGLAAVTDNDETNIVVARIARLVFQVPRVVARLYEPRKVEAYQKLGVQIVAPDSWGINRFADLLSYSELDTILSLGDGEVEIVEMEIPVLLVGRKVSAVTVPGEVHVVAVSRRGKAFLPTSETIFQKNDSLHIALLTASSERLRAILALT; encoded by the coding sequence ATGAGATTTATCATCGTCGGCTGTGGGCGCATGGGAGCCGGACTCGCCAGGGTCCTCAGTTCACGTGGTCACACGATAACCGTGGTGGATGAGGATCGGGATGCGATGGAGCGTCTGAAACATTCTTTCCGGGGTAAGACGATTGTCGGGAGCGGATTTGGAAGGGGAGTGCTTCTCGAAGCGGGCATCGAACGTGCGGATGGTCTGGCTGCGGTTACGGACAACGATGAGACCAATATTGTCGTTGCACGCATTGCCAGGCTCGTTTTTCAAGTCCCGAGAGTCGTCGCCCGCCTCTACGAACCTCGTAAGGTGGAAGCCTACCAAAAGCTCGGCGTCCAGATCGTCGCCCCGGACTCATGGGGCATCAATCGCTTTGCCGATCTCCTTTCCTATTCCGAACTGGATACAATTCTGAGCTTGGGCGACGGCGAAGTGGAGATCGTGGAAATGGAAATCCCTGTGCTGCTCGTGGGGCGCAAGGTGAGTGCCGTTACGGTCCCGGGCGAAGTGCACGTCGTTGCGGTCAGCCGCAGGGGGAAAGCCTTTCTTCCGACTTCGGAAACCATTTTTCAGAAAAACGATTCGTTGCACATAGCGCTTTTGACGGCTTCCTCTGAACGTCTGAGAGCGATACTGGCGTTGACATGA
- a CDS encoding cation-translocating P-type ATPase, which translates to MKSPFTTNGREIREEFHKNSKFFSVPSVVNNETLESANSIQYEGRKLMNGSINQYHQEDKAVSIERIPASEVYAVLGTGPEGLSRQEAEERLHLFGSNAIREVGGTSLLFKFLANFIHLMAILLWIAGLVALVAQMPQLAVSIWTVNLINGAFSFWQEYKAEKATEAMRRLLPVYARVLRDGEMQRIQAQELVPGDVLLLAEGDRISADARLVEDAELRVDQSTLTGESLQVRKTSDATKTKSPTRSEVQNIVFTGTSVVSGAGKAVVFATGMETEFGKIARFTQSLGGEASPLQKEMQRVTKLVTAIAVSIGFAFFLLAVVLAGVDLAESFIFGMGMIVAFVPEGLLPTVTLSLAMGVQRMAKRNALIKRLSSVETLGSTSVICTDKTGTLTQNEMTVRNIWLAGRSLSVTGTGYAPEGQILFAGRSLAVSEESDLCRLLLAAGLCNNARLLPPDSETPRWTILGDPTEGALLVLVQKAGLDLDSLRQKIPRLRELPFESRRRRMSTIHRADRSSMAVYVKGAPREVLGRSTRVFMNGSEEPLPGPLREQIMRANDAYARGGLRVLAVAQRTIVESSSGPGLRLSEYTPETVERELTFLGLIAMMDPPRPEVSEAVEKCHRAGIRIIMITGDYGLTGESIARRIGIIREDDSKVLSGADLDAMDDETLKEALQGEVLFARAAPEHKLRIVTALQSMGHVVAVTGDGVNDAPALKKADIGVAMGISGTDVAREASDMILIDDNFASIVNAIEEGRAVYANIKKFTAYIFTSNTPEAVPFILFALSRARIPLALNVMHILAVDLGTDLAPALALGAEPPEPGLMENPPRSLKEHVITRSLLLRAYLWLGPLQSLAVMAAFYFQYWTHGYWGQWLNLPSSGTLYESATAMALACVVTTQIGNLFAQRTERSSVFRIGLFGNRLVWIGIVSELMIIFMVVYVPPLQDIVGTAAFSPGNWLFLFMWAPLLFIADECRKALLRTWERKKLYGGNA; encoded by the coding sequence TTGAAATCCCCATTCACCACGAATGGCAGGGAGATCAGAGAGGAATTCCATAAGAATTCCAAATTCTTTTCCGTACCCTCCGTGGTGAATAACGAAACATTGGAATCCGCCAACTCCATCCAGTACGAAGGCCGGAAGCTCATGAACGGCTCAATAAATCAATATCATCAAGAAGATAAGGCAGTATCCATTGAAAGGATACCTGCCTCGGAGGTCTATGCCGTTCTCGGGACGGGGCCTGAGGGACTGAGCCGGCAAGAGGCCGAAGAGCGTCTGCATCTTTTCGGGTCCAATGCCATAAGAGAAGTCGGGGGGACATCCCTTCTGTTCAAATTTCTGGCCAATTTCATACATCTTATGGCCATACTGCTGTGGATTGCGGGCCTGGTCGCTCTTGTCGCTCAAATGCCGCAGTTGGCCGTCTCCATCTGGACGGTCAACCTCATCAATGGGGCGTTCAGTTTCTGGCAGGAGTACAAGGCGGAAAAGGCCACTGAAGCCATGCGCCGGCTGCTCCCCGTTTATGCGCGGGTCCTGCGAGACGGTGAGATGCAACGCATTCAGGCTCAGGAGCTCGTACCGGGAGATGTCCTGTTGCTTGCGGAAGGCGACCGCATTTCAGCCGATGCCCGGCTGGTGGAGGATGCCGAACTGCGCGTGGATCAATCCACCCTGACGGGAGAATCCCTGCAGGTGCGCAAGACCAGCGACGCAACCAAAACCAAGAGCCCCACCCGCAGCGAAGTTCAAAATATTGTCTTCACAGGAACCAGCGTCGTTTCCGGCGCCGGCAAGGCGGTCGTCTTCGCGACCGGTATGGAAACCGAGTTCGGAAAAATTGCGCGGTTCACTCAGAGCCTCGGCGGCGAGGCCAGTCCTCTCCAAAAAGAGATGCAGCGGGTGACGAAACTCGTCACGGCAATCGCAGTCTCCATAGGATTTGCATTCTTTCTGTTGGCCGTGGTCCTGGCGGGTGTAGACCTGGCCGAGAGTTTTATCTTCGGAATGGGGATGATCGTTGCCTTCGTGCCCGAGGGGCTTCTCCCGACAGTAACGCTCTCTCTTGCCATGGGAGTCCAGCGCATGGCAAAGCGAAATGCGCTCATCAAACGCCTATCGTCCGTAGAGACTTTGGGCTCCACTTCCGTCATCTGCACGGATAAAACCGGAACCCTCACTCAGAATGAAATGACCGTGAGGAACATCTGGCTGGCCGGCAGGAGTTTGAGCGTTACGGGAACCGGCTACGCCCCCGAGGGGCAAATTCTGTTTGCCGGCCGCTCCCTTGCCGTATCCGAAGAAAGCGATTTGTGCAGGCTGCTCCTCGCTGCAGGACTCTGTAACAACGCTCGATTGCTTCCCCCCGACAGCGAGACCCCTCGATGGACGATACTGGGAGATCCCACCGAGGGCGCTCTCCTCGTCCTGGTGCAAAAAGCCGGTCTGGACCTGGATTCTTTGAGGCAAAAGATCCCTCGTCTGCGGGAACTGCCCTTCGAATCCCGACGCAGGAGGATGAGCACCATTCACCGCGCCGATCGTTCTTCCATGGCGGTCTATGTCAAGGGTGCCCCTAGGGAGGTGCTCGGACGGAGCACACGCGTCTTCATGAACGGGTCCGAGGAACCACTGCCTGGACCTCTACGGGAGCAAATCATGAGGGCGAACGATGCCTATGCCCGCGGTGGACTGAGGGTACTGGCCGTTGCGCAGCGTACCATCGTCGAGAGTTCCTCCGGGCCCGGTTTGCGCCTCTCCGAATATACTCCTGAAACCGTTGAACGGGAGCTTACCTTCCTTGGGTTGATTGCCATGATGGATCCGCCCAGACCGGAAGTATCCGAGGCGGTGGAAAAATGCCACCGGGCCGGCATACGCATCATAATGATTACGGGAGACTACGGACTCACTGGGGAGAGCATTGCGCGTCGAATCGGCATCATCCGGGAGGATGACTCCAAGGTCTTGAGCGGTGCCGATCTGGATGCTATGGACGATGAGACATTGAAGGAAGCCCTTCAGGGTGAGGTCCTTTTCGCGCGGGCCGCTCCCGAGCATAAACTGCGTATCGTTACTGCCCTGCAAAGTATGGGGCATGTGGTGGCCGTTACGGGAGACGGCGTAAATGATGCCCCTGCGCTTAAAAAGGCCGATATCGGAGTAGCCATGGGCATATCCGGAACCGATGTGGCCAGAGAAGCTTCCGACATGATCCTCATCGATGACAATTTTGCATCCATAGTCAATGCCATTGAAGAAGGACGGGCCGTCTATGCCAACATCAAGAAATTTACCGCTTATATCTTCACCAGCAACACCCCGGAAGCGGTGCCTTTCATTCTTTTCGCTCTGAGCCGTGCGCGGATTCCACTCGCTCTCAATGTGATGCACATCCTTGCCGTTGACCTCGGCACGGACCTGGCGCCCGCCCTTGCGCTCGGAGCGGAACCCCCGGAGCCCGGTCTTATGGAGAATCCGCCACGAAGTTTGAAGGAGCATGTCATTACGCGCTCCCTTCTGCTTCGCGCCTACCTCTGGCTGGGTCCTCTGCAGAGCCTGGCGGTAATGGCGGCTTTTTACTTTCAGTACTGGACCCACGGCTATTGGGGGCAGTGGCTGAATCTGCCGTCGAGCGGCACTCTCTACGAGTCCGCAACCGCCATGGCTCTGGCTTGTGTTGTGACCACGCAGATTGGCAATCTGTTCGCCCAGCGGACGGAGCGCAGTTCGGTGTTTCGAATCGGCCTGTTCGGCAACCGGTTGGTGTGGATCGGTATCGTCAGCGAACTCATGATCATTTTCATGGTCGTCTACGTTCCGCCCTTGCAGGATATCGTCGGGACAGCGGCTTTTTCTCCTGGAAACTGGTTGTTCTTGTTTATGTGGGCACCGTTGCTTTTCATTGCCGACGAGTGCAGAAAGGCGCTATTGCGCACCTGGGAACGAAAGAAGCTGTATGGAGGGAACGCATGA
- a CDS encoding response regulator, which translates to MLRIVLVTSLPESVHSFAEALTAEPEVRLDRVSSGSEALSLARTLSPHLVVIDTDLPDIKPLTLVQELLAVNAMVNTALISPLSEEEFHEASEGLGVLARLPVNPGRSDAAELLNKLRSVLGLMP; encoded by the coding sequence ATGCTGCGTATTGTACTGGTCACCTCTTTGCCGGAAAGCGTTCATTCTTTTGCTGAAGCCCTGACTGCGGAACCTGAGGTGCGCCTCGATCGGGTGAGCTCCGGATCGGAAGCTCTGAGCCTCGCGCGCACCCTATCCCCTCATCTTGTGGTCATTGACACCGATCTGCCGGATATCAAGCCGTTGACTCTGGTTCAGGAGCTGCTGGCGGTGAATGCAATGGTCAATACCGCTCTCATAAGTCCTCTCAGCGAAGAGGAATTCCACGAAGCGAGTGAAGGATTAGGTGTTCTTGCACGTCTACCGGTGAATCCAGGCCGAAGCGATGCGGCGGAACTGTTGAATAAACTTAGAAGTGTGCTCGGACTCATGCCGTGA
- a CDS encoding NifB/NifX family molybdenum-iron cluster-binding protein yields MKSTIVAIPSSHPGGLAAALGAHFGHCDLYTLIEVVDGQVKDIRVIPNVPHAQGGCMAPVNHLAQNGVQVLIAGGMGMRPLMGFTQVGISVLHGGSAQTVREAVDAYLAGQLQQFTPEYTCGGGGAPQSGRF; encoded by the coding sequence ATGAAGAGTACAATCGTTGCCATTCCATCATCCCATCCAGGAGGACTTGCAGCCGCTCTTGGTGCACATTTCGGCCACTGCGATCTTTACACGCTGATTGAAGTCGTTGATGGTCAGGTGAAGGATATTCGTGTCATTCCCAATGTCCCGCACGCACAGGGTGGATGCATGGCTCCGGTCAATCACCTGGCTCAGAACGGCGTCCAGGTTCTCATTGCGGGGGGCATGGGCATGAGGCCGCTCATGGGGTTCACACAGGTGGGAATTTCCGTTCTCCATGGAGGGAGCGCACAGACCGTGCGGGAAGCGGTGGATGCTTACCTGGCCGGGCAGTTGCAGCAGTTCACACCCGAATATACCTGCGGAGGTGGAGGTGCCCCTCAGTCGGGCAGGTTCTGA
- a CDS encoding GNAT family N-acetyltransferase, with translation MNSLVKEVTIRKLRAEDADAISEIYSLITQTAANEDFKRVVREHARKEAHEAHFVTEFEGRVVGFIISYILPLGFGAEKSAYIATMGVHPKHMGKGIGRGMTGEIFKFYKSQGITRVYTSVRWDSTDILSFFKTMGFERSNFINLKKDLE, from the coding sequence ATGAATTCACTGGTAAAAGAAGTAACCATCAGAAAGTTACGAGCAGAGGATGCGGATGCGATCAGCGAAATTTACAGCCTCATCACCCAGACAGCCGCAAATGAGGATTTTAAGAGAGTGGTTCGAGAACATGCCCGGAAAGAGGCGCATGAGGCCCATTTTGTCACGGAGTTCGAAGGAAGAGTTGTAGGATTTATCATCAGCTACATTCTCCCCTTGGGATTTGGAGCGGAAAAAAGCGCTTACATTGCGACGATGGGGGTGCATCCCAAGCACATGGGGAAGGGCATTGGAAGGGGGATGACCGGGGAGATCTTCAAGTTTTATAAATCCCAGGGCATTACTCGCGTTTATACCTCAGTCCGATGGGATTCCACCGATATCCTTTCATTTTTCAAAACCATGGGTTTTGAAAGAAGTAATTTCATCAATCTCAAGAAAGACTTGGAATAG
- a CDS encoding DUF2080 family transposase-associated protein gives MVMEKKDVEEEKGAHTEIESPGEAETARTKVKFEVYGEEMLEKEVKLSGNSGRVYLPPDWVGHRVKIIRID, from the coding sequence ATGGTCATGGAAAAGAAAGATGTGGAAGAAGAAAAGGGAGCCCATACCGAAATTGAATCACCCGGTGAAGCCGAAACTGCCCGCACAAAGGTGAAATTTGAAGTATATGGTGAGGAAATGCTGGAAAAGGAGGTCAAGCTTAGCGGCAACAGCGGCAGGGTTTACTTGCCTCCTGACTGGGTTGGACATCGGGTCAAGATCATTCGTATAGACTGA
- a CDS encoding GNAT family N-acetyltransferase, with product MERKICIRRLKEEDSDAISEIYSLITKKAVNADFKKLVQEHAQENEHEAPFVAELDGRVIGFMISYIVTLGFGAEKSAYIATMGIHPRFMGEGVGAGIAREVLSFYKALGITRVCTSVRWDSTDILSFFKTMGFERSSFINLKKDLDVL from the coding sequence ATGGAAAGAAAGATCTGCATCAGAAGGCTGAAGGAAGAGGATTCCGATGCAATCAGCGAAATTTACAGCCTCATCACCAAGAAAGCCGTAAATGCCGATTTCAAAAAGCTGGTTCAAGAGCATGCGCAAGAGAATGAGCATGAGGCGCCTTTTGTGGCTGAGCTCGATGGCAGAGTCATAGGATTTATGATCAGCTACATCGTTACCCTGGGGTTTGGAGCGGAGAAAAGTGCTTATATCGCCACGATGGGAATCCATCCCCGGTTCATGGGGGAGGGGGTCGGCGCCGGCATAGCCCGGGAGGTTTTGAGTTTCTATAAAGCCCTGGGAATTACCCGCGTTTGTACTTCGGTCCGATGGGATTCCACCGATATCCTTTCATTTTTCAAAACCATGGGCTTTGAGAGGAGCAGTTTCATCAACCTCAAGAAAGACCTGGATGTCTTGTAG
- a CDS encoding DUF2080 family transposase-associated protein codes for MMAVKNIHVEENQDNDVVRAQAAAGGTVHSRVKFEVFGEEMLEKSVKYSGNSGRVYLPPEWVGHRVKIIRID; via the coding sequence ATGATGGCAGTGAAGAATATCCATGTCGAAGAAAATCAAGATAACGATGTCGTAAGGGCACAAGCTGCTGCAGGGGGAACTGTCCACTCCAGGGTCAAGTTTGAGGTCTTCGGTGAGGAGATGCTGGAAAAGAGCGTCAAGTATAGCGGTAACAGCGGAAGAGTTTACCTGCCGCCTGAATGGGTAGGCCATCGAGTGAAAATCATAAGAATAGATTGA
- a CDS encoding alpha/beta hydrolase has product MPLDPQARALMDATEGLPPVETLSVQEVRARFLQAFGRRGEPESVLRVENRSIPGPDTEIPLRIYTPRNEPPLPILVFFHGGGGVVGNLETHDAVCRTLAKGAQCMVVSVDYRLAPEHKYPAGLNDCFSATRWVYENALSFDGDPQRIAVGGDSAGGSLAAAVALLARDRGGPELVYQLMFYPMTDYYLPGTPSYEENGSGYFLTTTAVKWFLDHYLPKEFDRDDPYLFPLRCRDLSGLPPALVMTAEYDPLRDEGERYAMRLREAGVWVHLQRIDGMMHGFTVLAGRLDKGKHALKDAAAHLRAAFLACPTIL; this is encoded by the coding sequence ATGCCTCTCGATCCACAGGCCAGAGCACTCATGGATGCCACCGAAGGATTACCTCCGGTTGAGACCCTCTCCGTCCAGGAGGTCCGTGCAAGATTTCTTCAAGCTTTTGGAAGAAGGGGCGAGCCGGAGAGTGTTCTGAGGGTGGAGAATCGTTCCATCCCGGGTCCCGATACGGAAATACCCCTTCGAATCTATACTCCCAGGAATGAGCCGCCGCTCCCCATCCTGGTTTTCTTTCATGGCGGGGGCGGCGTGGTGGGCAATCTGGAAACGCATGATGCCGTCTGTCGCACTCTCGCAAAGGGGGCCCAGTGCATGGTCGTCTCGGTGGATTATCGACTGGCTCCAGAGCATAAGTACCCGGCAGGATTGAATGATTGTTTCTCGGCAACCCGATGGGTTTACGAAAACGCCCTTTCTTTTGACGGCGATCCCCAGCGCATTGCCGTGGGAGGGGATAGCGCCGGAGGAAGTCTTGCGGCTGCAGTGGCTCTCCTGGCTCGTGATCGAGGTGGGCCGGAACTGGTTTACCAGCTCATGTTTTATCCCATGACCGATTATTACCTGCCGGGCACGCCTTCCTACGAAGAGAACGGGTCGGGTTATTTTCTGACAACGACCGCGGTCAAGTGGTTCCTGGACCACTATTTGCCCAAAGAGTTCGATCGAGATGATCCGTATCTCTTTCCTCTCCGGTGCAGGGACTTGAGTGGGCTTCCCCCTGCATTGGTCATGACGGCTGAGTATGATCCCCTGCGGGATGAAGGTGAAAGGTATGCCATGCGTTTACGGGAAGCCGGCGTATGGGTCCATTTGCAGCGGATTGACGGCATGATGCACGGATTCACGGTTCTGGCCGGGCGCTTGGATAAAGGAAAACATGCTTTAAAGGATGCAGCCGCTCATTTGAGGGCCGCATTCCTGGCATGCCCGACTATCTTATAA
- a CDS encoding MaoC/PaaZ C-terminal domain-containing protein → MNGIYFEDIEVGRKVAEPGTYEVTRDEIIEFARRWDPRPFHIDEDAAAASIFGGLAACSAHIFSILSWFASRGQGRTATLAALGFDQMCMHRAVRPGDTLSCDIQCLEKRESRSKADRGIVRYRRSLTNQHNEVVFSVIVTILVARRPF, encoded by the coding sequence ATGAACGGCATCTATTTTGAAGACATTGAAGTAGGAAGGAAGGTCGCTGAACCGGGGACCTATGAGGTTACGCGAGATGAAATCATTGAATTTGCCCGCCGGTGGGACCCCCGTCCTTTCCACATAGACGAAGATGCTGCGGCTGCATCGATCTTTGGAGGACTAGCAGCCTGCTCGGCTCACATATTTTCCATCCTCTCCTGGTTCGCGTCTCGGGGCCAGGGGCGTACTGCAACACTGGCGGCTCTGGGGTTCGACCAGATGTGTATGCACCGTGCGGTTCGGCCCGGGGACACGTTATCGTGCGACATACAGTGCCTGGAAAAACGTGAATCCCGTTCCAAGGCGGATCGGGGAATCGTCAGATACCGGCGTTCGCTGACCAATCAGCACAACGAAGTGGTCTTTTCCGTCATCGTCACGATCCTGGTGGCCAGAAGGCCTTTTTAG